The following coding sequences are from one Calypte anna isolate BGI_N300 chromosome 18, bCalAnn1_v1.p, whole genome shotgun sequence window:
- the APOH gene encoding beta-2-glycoprotein 1 — translation MFSLALVGCLVALSPCFLAAKVCPKPPEVMFATIDVEKSVYDVGETIEYTCRPGFVPNNGQTRYTCLPTGRWPLNTLLCLPKRCPRPPPLEHGKIDAIDHHYQSSLSFSCEPGYNLVGTKMSQCMADGKWSGIFPQCQPVTCAPPALPEFGTLSYRRSQPGNVSKFLDTITFECVPPLALIGNETATCMADGNWSSIPECKVVTCSTPLGIENGFIDLVARRTYHYNESVSFSCNPSYVLDGPKHSRCEKTGNWSTKPTCKGPCKIPVKKAVVLYNGEKKRVQNDLKDGIQHGETVSFFCKNKEKSCAYTVDVPCVDGNLTLPACFKERGFFSTLVKKDPSDMKPCEEEQ, via the exons ATGTTCTCCCTAGCACTGGTTGGGTGCCTGGTTGCTCTGAGCCCCTGTTTTCTTGCAGCAAAAG tcTGCCCCAAGCCCCCAGAAGTGATGTTTGCCACCATCGATGTAGAAAAAAGTGTGTATGACGTGGGAGAGACCATAGAATACACCTGCAGGCCTGGCTTTGTCCCCAACAATGGCCAAACCAGGTACACCTGTCTCCCAACAGGCAGATGGCCTCTCAacaccctgctctgcctcc CAAAGAGATGTCCCAGACCTCCACCCTTGGAGCATGGAAAAATTGATGCTATAGACCACCACTATCAGAGTTCTTTAAGTTTTTCATGTGAACCAGG TTACAACCTGGTTGGGACAAAAATGAGCCAATGCATGGCAGATGGGAAGTGGAGTGGAATTTTTCCCCAGTGTCAAC CGGTGACTTGTGCCCCCCCTGCACTTCCTGAGTTTGGGACCCTCTCTTACCGCCGTTCACAGCCTGGAAATGTTTCCAAATTCCTGGACACAATAACTTTTGAATGTGTCCCTCCTCTGGCACTGATTGGGAACGAGACAGCCACCTGCATGGCTGATGGGAACTGGAGCAGCATTCCTGAGTGCAAAG TTGTCACGTGCTCCACTCCACTTGGAATTGAAAATGGATTTATAGACCTTGTTGCTCGTAGAACCTATCACTACAATGAAAGTGTCAGCTTCAGCTGCAACCCCAGCTATGTGCTGGATGGACCCAAGCATTCCCGGTGTGAAAAGACAGGAAACTGGTCCACGAAGCCAACCTGTAAAG GCCCGTGTAAAATCCCTGTTAAGAAAGCTGTAGTGTTATACAACggggagaagaaaagggtaCAAAACGACCTGAAGGATGGCATTCAGCATGGTGAAACTGTGTCCTTCTTCTGCAAGAATAAAGAGAAATCCTGTGCCTACACTGTAGATGTTCCCTGTGTGGATGGCAACCTCACTCTCCCTGCCTGTTTCAAAG AACGGGGCTTTTTCTCAACTCTGGTGAAAAAGGATCCATCAGACATGAAACCCTGTGAAGAGGAACAGTGA